A single region of the Lycium barbarum isolate Lr01 chromosome 2, ASM1917538v2, whole genome shotgun sequence genome encodes:
- the LOC132628403 gene encoding mRNA-decapping enzyme-like protein → MRIGSGPNAAVQGQSYDASAVVLPPPLPPVAVPPSSAPSPSLSTSSTLIPTLVDAPEPDTKRSSNLVKPSSFFGPPPSCSPLIPPDSSSVPTAPPLHPPGNLQCPYGAPLLQPFPPPNPPPSHSYPKQRGLRFRDKVNRDLPRLYGLQFLAFLSE, encoded by the coding sequence ATGAGAATTGGAAGTGGTCCAAATGCTGCAGTTCAGGGACAGTCGTACGACGCATCTGCAGTAGTCCTACCTCCTCCTCTTCCTCCTGTTGCGGTACCTCCCTCTTCTGCACCATCTCCTTCTCTTTCTACATCTTCCACTTTGATTCCTACCCTTGTTGATGCTCCTGAACCAGATACCAAAAGGTCTTCAAATCTAGTGAAGCCATCATCATTCTTTGGTCCTCCTCCTTCCTGTTCTCCACTGATACCACCTGATTCTTCATCTGTGCCAACTGCTCCTCCACTTCATCCCCCTGGGAATCTACAATGCCCTTACGGAGCTCCTTTGCTTCAGCCATTTCCTCCTCCCAATCCGCCTCCATCTCACTCCTACCCCAAACAACGGGGTCTGAGATTCAGGGACAAAGTTAATAGGGACTTGCCAAGGTTATATGGACTTCAATTTCTTGCTTTCCTTTCTGAATAA
- the LOC132626268 gene encoding receptor-like protein EIX2, with product MLSGKLPNLIGKLKKLEYLGLSANLFDGEVSELFNGRSNFFKAEMGNSSSLSHLYLDNNKLTGTLPKSLGQLSVLEEFSISHNRLEGVVTESHFSELTQLRVFVASGNNLTLKVSENWIPPFQAMYIYIAGWNIGPLFPMWLQTQKMITQVDISDGGIQGEVPTWFWNLSSQIKLLNLSHNQFVGEVPIISTPAWSVGNGDGHWLIYLGSNKFSGPLPLISTNVTELDLSNNSFSKGLSNFLCEGKNESYKLEILILGEIYLSEEIPDCWINWPNLRVLILRDNNLIGGIPRSMKVLSNLQSLDFRRNRLNGPFPSSLGNCKKLHKIDLAENEFVGKLPSWLGLRFPTLVVLILPSNKFNGELPQELCHLKDLQILDLANNTFIGIIPRCISNFSAMVKEKTEVEDFELNYSYYPGDLIESAMVMTKGNMYQYDTILVLFASMDMSSNYLSGHIPISLTRLEGLRSFNFSKNNLTGGIPNGIGDMKTLESIDLSENQLYGQIPQSFSSLFTLSYLNLSDNNLSGMIPLSTQLQSFDPTSFQGNNLCGLPLLVNCSSGGKTPNLEYEEDENDKDEVDWFYISMAIGFALSFWGVCGSLLFKRSWRHAYFRFLDRSWEWLLAKAPIC from the coding sequence ATGCTTTCTGGAAAGTTACCAAATTTAATTGGAAAGCTAAAGAAATTAGAATATCTTGGTCTCTCAGCTAATCTATTTGATGGGGAAGTATCTGAATTATTCAACGGTAGGAGTAATTTCTTTAAAGCAGAAATGGGAAATAGTTCTTCTCTGAGTCATTTGTATCTAGACAACAATAAACTCACTGGAACTCTTCCAAAAAGTCTTGGTCAACTTTCAGTGCTAGAAGAATTTTCCATCAGTCACAATAGGTTGGAAGGTGTTGTAACAGAAAGTCATTTCTCTGAATTAACCCAATTGCGGGTATTCGTTGCATCTGGAAATAATCTAACTTTAAAAGTGAGTGAAAATTGGATTCCACCTTTTCAAGCCATGTACATTTACATAGCCGGCTGGAATATAGGCCCTCTGTTTCCCATGTGGCTTCAAACTCAGAAGATGATAACGCAAGTTGACATATCAGATGGTGGAATACAAGGTGAGGTTCCAACTTGGTTTTGGAACTTGTCTTCTCAAATTAAACTTCTCAATCTTTCTCACAACCAATTTGTTGGTGAGGTTCCAATCATCTCAACACCTGCTTGGTCAGTTGGAAACGGAGATGGTCATTGGTTAATATACTTGGGTTCCAACAAATTTAGTGGGCCACTACCGTTAATTTCAACCAATGTAACTGAGCTAGATCTCTCGAACAATTCTTTTTCAAAAGGTTTATCTAACTTTTTGTGTGAAGGAaaaaatgaatcttataaattGGAGATCTTAATCCTCGGGGAAATCTATTTATCAGAAGAAATTCCTGATTGTTGGATAAATTGGCCAAATTTGAGAGTTTTAATCTTGAGGGACAATAACTTGATTGGAGGCATACCAAGATCCATGAAGGTTTTGAGTAATTTGCAATCCTTGGACTTCCGAAGAAATAGACTTAATGGTCCATTTCCTTCATCCTTAGGAAACTGCAAAAAACTGCATAAAATAGATTTAGCTGAGAATGAGTTTGTTGGGAAATTACCTTCTTGGTTGGGATTGAGGTTTCCAACCTTGGTAGTCCTTATCCTTCCGTCCAATAAATTCAATGGTGAATTGCCTCAAGAACTTTGTCACCTCAAAGATCTTCAGATCTTAGACCTTGCAAACAATACATTCATTGGAATCATACCAAGGTGTATTAGCAATTTTAGTGCAATGGTCAAAGAAAAAACGGAAGTGGAAGATTTTGAGTTAAATTATTCCTATTATCCGGGAGATCTGATAGAGAGTGCAATGGTGATGACTAAAGGCAACATGTATCAGTATGACACCATTTTGGTGTTGTTTGCAAGTATGGATATGTCTAGCAATTATCTTTCTGGACATATTCCTATAAGTCTAACACGTCTTGAAGGATTAAGATCatttaatttttccaaaaataacCTAACTGGTGGGATTCCAAATGGTATTGGCGACATGAAAACATTGGAATCTATTGATCTTTCAGAAAATCAACTTTATGGTCAAATCCCACAAAGCTTTTCGAGTTTGTTCACTTTGAGCTACTTGAATCTATCTGATAACAATTTATCAGGTATGATACCATTGAGCACTCAACTTcaaagctttgatcccactagtTTTCAAGGAAACAATCTCTGCGGGCTTCCACTCTTGGTGAACTGCAGTTCAGGTGGTAAAACTCCAAATCTTGAGTATGAAGAAGATGAGAATGACAAAGATGAAGTGGATTGGTTCTACATTTCAATGGCAATAGGATTTGCACTAAGCTTTTGGGGTGTATGTGGTTCATTGCTTTTTAAGAGATCATGGAGACATGCTTATTTTCGTTTCTTAGACCGTAGCTGGGAATGGTTGCTTGCAAAGGCTCCGATATGTTGA